Within the Platichthys flesus chromosome 16, fPlaFle2.1, whole genome shotgun sequence genome, the region ACACCTGTCAGCATGTCTGCtagtttgttagttagcagtcATGAATAAACTACATAAAGGAGCACCACAAAACCTGAGCATGTGGTTTAGACCGGGGAATAATCTTTGAATTTTTGTCAGAGAGTATTGTATGGATCTCTGTGAAAAACATCAGGCATGATGACTGATATGAGTGtttgcagtttggtgcagatccaaataaaaatgtgaatcaaattaatttaaatgtaatttcataagaggactgttCGGCCACTCTACTGGGTGCCAGTAATGTAacagaatattttttataaagatggTTGGAAGCATTTTTTTGCTTAACAATGGAtggattttgttgttgtttcgtCAATTTGAGACAAATGTAAACCTAAGAAGTCCAACTGGGGGCTATAGAAGCTCTAACAGTcttttgtcatgtttaaaaaaataataataatttggtATTTCGTGTTTTTGGTGAAGACACCAGTATATTTGCAAAGTTAGACAATGATATGAGCCACGGGTCAAAATCGACCGAAGGCTCACCCGCACAGATCCTTCATCTGTATGATCAGTGTCTTCAGCTGAGAGCCGCCACATTCCCCAGCCTTTTATCCAATCAACTGTTTATGTAACCATATACTTTTTATCACATATGATGTGTCTTCATTTTACCTCTCCAGTGAAACAGAGGAACAAAATTTACATGCCATGGCATTTGCAGTCCTCTTTAGACCACACATTGAAATATCAACAACCAATTTGACTTTCATGAATAAAAGCTATAGGCTTATTAGCCAGGCTGGACCAAAACAATATGGCATGCCACATCTCCATAGGACAGATTTTTCTACCTTAGAGCAGTGGCTCGTCTAAATGAATTTGGGAATTCTTTCTTGGATGCATCTGTACCGATTTTATTGCTCTGGTCCTGTTGATTCGTAAGCCTGGGGTTTTTGGAGGGTGGCCAGTAATCAAATCTACGGAGCCGCTGTTGTGTGCTGGTGAAGGGTTAGGgcagtgaaggggggggggggggggggggggggaatcacacATTGAGCTACTGGCTAAAGTCAAAGAACTCGGTGGCTATATGACTTGTGTAAAGCAAAATCTAATTTGGATTAATGTAGAGGCAAACAGCCAGATGCAAAATGGTTCCAATGCTAGAATAGGTTTGGGGAATGGTACTTGAGATGGTTCATTTGGCTCgcgcatgcacaaacacaaacacaaacacaaaaaacacaaacacaaacgcaaacgcaaacacaaacacaaacacacatacacactatcaaaacaaaactttctTTATGAGGtcagaaaatacagaaataaaagacTGAACAAAACCAGTGTATGTGTCACAAACACCAACATATGTGTATATACTGTACCTCTGCCTTGTGATCAGATTGATGTAGTGTCTCAGAGCGGTGTAGTACTTGGCCAGCTCTTCGGGCGCGGCGTCTTCACCGGGGTTCTCAGGTTTGGGTGGGTAGGCGTCCGCCAGTGTTCCCagacacaccagcacacacagcaCTACAGCCACCAGCACTGTCCACAGCTTCATCATCATGGCAATCTAAGACGGGGCAATAAGATGTGGGGAGTTATGGATGCTAAAGCTCCAACATTTTACATGTAtcaaaaatgaacaaatcaggttgatacattttgtttttaaagaaaccAAAGTCTTGTTTCCATTGTATCACTGGTCAAAATGAGAAACCAAAGACAATGTACTGTTAGAAATCgatgtttcctttttctttctctaaagGCAAAATGTTTGGTGCATGTCGAATCACCCCCGGAGGAGCCTGACATAAAACTGTGTGATTTGTTTTAGTGAAAAAAGTTTCCCCCCAAGAAGGACAAGTAAACAGGTTTGTGAGGCAGCTTAACAAGTCTATACACATAATGGAAAGTAAAAACCTGAGGGCTGTGGATTGACTTATTGTCCGGCCCATCAGCGAGAGCGTTATTTAGATCTGGGGAAAAGATGGAGATGATGGATTGACTGAAGTGGAGGAAACTATTGCTATgaatcattattaataatatgcTGTTGGCAATATTTGGTATGTAGTTTCAGCAGCTGAATGAGGCTGTTATATGTTCTATAACCTCAAAGCTATTATTaggattattattaaaatgaatactgCCACTAGCTTTACTACTAATGATATTGGTAATGTTATCCAGGGGTTGAATTTTTGTTGCCTTGCCTGTAAAAACTGATAAAACCTCAAATGTACCTGTGGAATATCAGAAAAAAAGAGTATCCCATAATCCTTTGGTTATGAGCTATTTGGCTTCTAATcgatgacaaaaaaaatacagaacttAGGTAACTAGTGGCAACAGCATATAAGGATTTCTCCCAGTTTTCCCACTGATCACTAATTAAACAGTTAAAAATGATATCAATCGATATTacgtatttattttattctatgtgGTAAAATATACCAGATTATCTAATACACAGATTTGtctttaaatattatattaagttACTTGTATATGTAACTAAAATACAAGAGTGATGTCATGGCACTGTTAATCAGAGGAATAAATAATCATGTTCCCTCCTTTCAGTTTCACCTTCCAACATGAGATGGAATCATAGCAATCAACAGTTAGACTTCACTGTTTTGTCCCTTCTGTAccaaggaaaaggaaaaacctGGTTTTCTACATTACATTGGTCATAAAATTAGATAATGTGTAAAGGTCTAAGTCAAAACAGGCAAACACAAtgattaaacatttacattgttGGTGAATAAAGTTAAATCGTTTATTTGCCTTTCTTTACAAGCTCTGCTGATAGCGTCAAATCaaagcaaatcaaacacaagAAATCTGGGCAGTTGTTCCAGAAGAGCTGCCTCAGCTCAGACAAATGATTACATGATATTGCACTGGTTTTCTGAAGTGTTAAGCTCTGGGGCCTGACTCTAAAACTTGGATTTTCTTAGTTtacttcagtgtttttatgACTGACAGCACAGATAAAAACCTTGAGAATTCATCTTCCCCTCGATGAAGCATGATGCCCCCTCCACCATATTTCACCATCAGGTTGATGCTGTTATCTGGGGCGCCCTTTTTATGCTTGCAAACACTTCCCCCAATCCAAGGTGGAGAGCAGCAGAAGCCACCAcagtaaatcatttaaatttgtttgtctgactgagaaatcatgaatatttaaactCTCGAAGGGGAAGTTGTGAAGCTTTTCAGTCATGCAAATCAACAAGTCTGACTCGTACATCTTCATCCCAGTCCCATGGCGTTATCAGGTCAGCAGATGCGTCTTGGGAACA harbors:
- the pyya gene encoding peptide YY-A, with amino-acid sequence MMMKLWTVLVAVVLCVLVCLGTLADAYPPKPENPGEDAAPEELAKYYTALRHYINLITRQRYGKRSAQEDMVAELLFGSDSNRDQRSRYDDSNMW